A window from Gemmobacter fulvus encodes these proteins:
- a CDS encoding UPF0149 family protein, whose translation MAKSRIDEVLAALKAAGNDGFGARREVLERLGMDLLHRPALGGQIVARICAIAEPSPRDEGLLDLLGAGLDTARIARENGKVRGQTLIDAVEAALELARGQGRMTSAHSLLFAQLWTRNGLPAPAALALQVEDVVPATSRRAANPAEGDALLEGLFAELTLQADGEPLALHHALTESFPAMPPEMRDHVVAYSVSRSDPLHADLACYWLLDASPRIRLTAAQGLADRLASGELPGLILASLVVLRSWMPEDVARAKVNAILKDAMRKSITSSAEQVPWTLHCIRASLPDGGGAQSIGIALQSGSQRKMAMLLLKQGQGVKDAYTITCRTARDQKSIIERMSDEVGALTVTADYVRRALSVALADGLAHGQPPVPGLIEVVRLCGFTGLRPEVKSTSDLIADLASTQAVHALPPRQHGDLITTSEEWWDRHETIESWFEDSDAAHAVLDKARSAKSAETALWKWLETRRDWWARILARSADVLEAAHHPDAAGFAACAIALLEGRSLKTIPVMLDVHEQTIEAWVRDDPDFDPGLTFEELAQETPTPEKKGEVAALLRGTKLSVDWLDGYMTGVVIAPQMIMPNQWLPAVLEPVLPRINPSQFQRFMDLLMTRAQTVSDVASVPDQLVAAISCRSKKGQAEWWGGFSDAMGKFRTAWPKKGMTKEDRRLFEVVSAGLAGSDLADFAALVALRQERNLG comes from the coding sequence ATGGCAAAGAGTCGCATCGATGAGGTATTGGCCGCCCTGAAAGCCGCAGGCAATGACGGTTTCGGGGCGCGCCGGGAGGTTCTCGAACGTCTGGGCATGGATCTGCTGCATCGACCGGCTCTGGGCGGTCAGATCGTTGCACGAATTTGCGCGATCGCAGAGCCAAGTCCGCGCGACGAGGGTCTGCTCGACCTGCTTGGAGCAGGACTTGATACTGCCCGCATCGCCCGTGAAAACGGCAAAGTACGTGGCCAGACGCTTATCGATGCAGTCGAAGCAGCACTTGAGCTGGCGCGCGGACAGGGCCGAATGACATCCGCTCACAGTTTGCTCTTTGCGCAGCTTTGGACCCGAAACGGCTTGCCCGCGCCCGCTGCTCTCGCACTGCAAGTCGAAGATGTCGTCCCTGCGACCAGTCGACGTGCGGCCAATCCTGCCGAAGGCGACGCCCTCTTAGAAGGGCTTTTTGCTGAACTCACCTTGCAGGCAGACGGCGAACCGCTTGCTCTGCATCACGCGCTGACGGAGAGCTTCCCAGCCATGCCGCCTGAAATGCGTGATCATGTCGTGGCCTATTCGGTGAGTCGCAGTGATCCCCTCCATGCCGATCTGGCCTGTTACTGGTTGCTCGATGCGTCACCGCGCATTCGTCTCACGGCAGCACAAGGCCTCGCCGATCGACTGGCAAGTGGTGAGCTGCCAGGGCTCATTCTGGCGTCACTTGTCGTCTTGCGCAGTTGGATGCCCGAAGATGTTGCGCGGGCGAAGGTCAACGCCATTCTCAAAGACGCGATGCGCAAGAGCATCACCTCCTCAGCAGAGCAGGTGCCGTGGACGCTCCACTGCATTCGAGCGTCTTTGCCCGATGGGGGCGGAGCGCAGAGCATCGGCATTGCGTTGCAATCCGGATCGCAGCGCAAGATGGCGATGCTGCTCCTGAAACAAGGGCAGGGCGTGAAGGACGCCTATACCATCACGTGTCGAACAGCGCGGGACCAGAAATCGATCATCGAGCGCATGTCCGACGAAGTCGGCGCTCTGACGGTAACAGCAGATTATGTGCGCCGTGCCCTTTCCGTTGCGCTGGCGGATGGTCTTGCCCACGGGCAGCCGCCGGTTCCGGGGCTGATCGAGGTGGTCCGGCTTTGCGGGTTTACCGGGTTGCGGCCGGAGGTGAAATCGACCTCGGACCTCATTGCTGATCTTGCCTCAACGCAAGCCGTGCACGCGCTTCCGCCGCGGCAACACGGGGATCTGATTACCACCAGCGAGGAATGGTGGGATCGCCACGAGACCATCGAAAGCTGGTTTGAAGACAGCGATGCAGCCCACGCCGTTCTCGACAAGGCGCGCAGCGCGAAATCTGCAGAGACGGCACTTTGGAAATGGTTGGAGACCCGACGCGATTGGTGGGCACGCATTCTGGCCCGATCCGCGGATGTCTTGGAGGCGGCTCACCACCCGGATGCGGCAGGCTTTGCCGCCTGTGCCATTGCCCTGCTGGAAGGTCGCAGTTTGAAGACGATCCCGGTCATGCTTGATGTGCACGAACAGACGATTGAAGCTTGGGTCCGAGATGATCCAGACTTCGACCCAGGCCTGACGTTTGAAGAACTGGCGCAGGAGACACCCACCCCTGAAAAGAAGGGTGAAGTCGCAGCCCTGCTGCGGGGCACCAAACTTTCGGTGGACTGGCTTGACGGTTATATGACCGGCGTTGTGATCGCGCCGCAGATGATCATGCCAAACCAATGGCTGCCTGCAGTTCTGGAGCCGGTCTTGCCACGGATCAACCCGTCGCAATTCCAGCGTTTCATGGACCTTCTCATGACCCGCGCTCAGACGGTTTCAGACGTTGCCTCTGTCCCTGACCAACTCGTTGCCGCGATATCTTGCCGCTCGAAGAAGGGTCAGGCGGAATGGTGGGGCGGGTTTTCGGATGCAATGGGGAAGTTTCGAACGGCTTGGCCCAAGAAGGGCATGACCAAGGAGGACCGGCGGCTCTTCGAGGTTGTGAGCGCTGGCTTGGCAGGCTCGGATTTGGCTGATTTTGCGGCGCTGGTCGCACTCCGACAGGAGCGCAATCTAGGCTAG
- a CDS encoding benzoate/H(+) symporter BenE family transporter, whose product MTTLAPPRPKDLLPPVMAGLVSVIVNYGGTFILVFQAAQLAGLDPRQTASWVWAVSVGVGVTGLFLSWRYRMPVITAWSTPGAAFLVTALGTVSYPEAIGAYILSALAFVALGLSGFFERLIRLIPPAVAAALLAGILLQFGIGAFGAASANPALVTLLVGSYLVLKRFTARYAIIGILAVGLVWLLARGEVDLSGVGLELAVPVLTPPVFTLNAALSLALPLFLITLTGQYMPGMLVLRNDGYAVSADPVVTVTGFGSLLMAPFGAHAFNVAAITAAIVTGPEAHEDPAKRWMGGIAAGLFYTLIGIFGVTLAAVFMALPAGFIAALAGLALLGTIGHSLATAMSDPTTREPALITFLASAANIQLFGIGGAFWGLVIGLIAWGSLSVCGPRRR is encoded by the coding sequence ATGACCACGCTTGCCCCGCCCCGCCCTAAAGACCTTTTGCCGCCGGTGATGGCCGGACTGGTCTCGGTTATTGTCAACTATGGCGGCACGTTCATTCTGGTCTTTCAGGCCGCGCAGCTGGCCGGCCTTGATCCCAGGCAGACCGCATCCTGGGTCTGGGCTGTCTCTGTCGGGGTTGGCGTGACCGGATTGTTCCTCAGCTGGCGTTATCGGATGCCGGTCATCACCGCATGGTCAACGCCGGGGGCCGCCTTTCTGGTCACGGCGCTCGGCACGGTCAGCTACCCCGAGGCCATCGGGGCCTATATCCTCTCGGCGCTGGCCTTCGTCGCGCTAGGGCTTTCGGGCTTTTTCGAGCGGCTGATCCGGCTGATCCCGCCCGCCGTTGCCGCAGCACTTCTGGCCGGAATTTTACTGCAATTCGGGATCGGTGCCTTTGGCGCTGCCAGTGCCAACCCTGCCCTCGTGACATTACTGGTCGGCAGCTACCTTGTCCTGAAACGCTTCACTGCGCGCTATGCGATCATCGGCATTCTGGCGGTCGGGCTGGTCTGGCTGCTGGCGCGGGGCGAGGTCGATCTGTCGGGGGTGGGGCTGGAACTGGCGGTACCGGTCCTTACCCCACCGGTGTTCACGCTGAATGCGGCGCTCAGTCTCGCATTGCCGCTGTTCCTGATCACGCTCACTGGCCAATACATGCCGGGCATGCTGGTATTGCGCAATGACGGCTACGCGGTCAGTGCCGATCCCGTCGTGACGGTGACGGGCTTCGGCTCGCTGCTGATGGCCCCGTTCGGCGCGCATGCGTTCAATGTCGCCGCAATCACAGCAGCGATCGTGACTGGCCCCGAGGCGCATGAGGACCCCGCAAAACGCTGGATGGGCGGGATCGCCGCCGGACTGTTCTACACGCTGATCGGGATCTTCGGCGTGACGCTGGCGGCGGTGTTCATGGCCCTTCCGGCTGGGTTTATCGCCGCTCTGGCGGGGCTCGCCTTGCTGGGCACGATCGGGCACAGTCTCGCCACGGCGATGTCTGACCCCACCACCCGCGAGCCGGCGCTGATCACCTTCCTTGCCTCGGCCGCGAACATCCAGCTCTTCGGGATTGGCGGGGCTTTCTGGGGTCTGGTGATCGGACTGATCGCCTGGGGGAGCTTGTCGGTGTGCGGGCCCCGGCGCAGGTAA
- the pdxR gene encoding MocR-like pyridoxine biosynthesis transcription factor PdxR, translating into MFRHTQLETVKAWLIHPDYAGLPLHSRIQRAIRQLILDGALAAGKPLPATRGLAASLSVSRDTVENAYGQLHAEGFVIRRVGSGSFVAPINDLLPVAPRTRPPSRETDAIRAGLSARGAAMVVHGGTHSGGPVRLFQQGLPETRNFPIRIWERLERQVLKEHGTAALVMTDPQGARPLRQAIADYVNLERGARATADRVLILTSSQQAMALTANLLLDPGERIFVEDPGYHGARQAFAAAGAVPVPVPLDREGLIVRQMFDRADKARVVSLTPSHQFPTGATLSLERRLALIDWAARRGGWIIEDDYDSEFHYAGRPTACVQGLDPHDRTIYIGTFTKSLFPGLRIGYLILPPDLVAPFTIARTQQDGHPASIAQLVLARFIQGGHFGAHIRLMRNIYAERMRILARLIEKDLAGLVEARVPSGGLQMPCLLTCDLAEARVVNAAARAGLGLTGLTALHATARPQPGFLMGFAAFTPTELESGVHILARVLHDLKTAAHPD; encoded by the coding sequence TTGTTTCGCCATACCCAACTCGAAACCGTCAAGGCCTGGCTGATCCACCCCGATTATGCCGGCCTGCCGCTGCACAGTCGCATACAGCGCGCCATCCGGCAGCTGATCCTCGACGGGGCGCTGGCGGCGGGCAAGCCCCTGCCTGCCACCCGCGGCCTTGCGGCCTCGCTCAGCGTGTCGCGCGATACCGTCGAGAATGCCTATGGCCAGCTTCACGCCGAGGGCTTTGTCATTCGCCGGGTCGGCAGCGGCAGCTTTGTCGCCCCGATCAACGATCTGTTGCCTGTAGCCCCCAGGACCCGCCCCCCTTCCCGGGAAACCGACGCGATCAGAGCGGGTCTGAGCGCACGCGGGGCGGCGATGGTCGTCCATGGCGGAACCCATTCGGGCGGCCCGGTCCGGCTGTTTCAGCAAGGCCTGCCCGAGACCCGCAACTTCCCGATCCGGATCTGGGAGCGGCTGGAGCGTCAGGTGCTGAAGGAACACGGCACCGCCGCGCTGGTAATGACCGATCCGCAAGGCGCGCGCCCTTTGCGGCAGGCGATTGCCGATTACGTCAATCTCGAACGCGGCGCGCGGGCCACGGCGGATCGTGTGCTGATCCTGACCAGCTCGCAACAGGCGATGGCGCTGACGGCAAATCTGCTGCTGGACCCTGGCGAGCGGATCTTTGTCGAAGACCCCGGCTATCACGGCGCGAGGCAGGCCTTTGCGGCGGCGGGTGCAGTGCCGGTGCCTGTCCCCCTTGACCGCGAGGGGCTGATCGTCCGCCAGATGTTTGACCGGGCGGACAAGGCGCGGGTGGTCTCCCTGACGCCCTCGCACCAGTTCCCGACCGGAGCAACCCTGTCGCTGGAGCGGCGGCTTGCGCTGATCGACTGGGCCGCGCGGCGCGGCGGCTGGATCATCGAGGATGATTATGACAGCGAGTTCCATTATGCGGGACGCCCCACGGCCTGCGTCCAGGGGCTCGATCCGCATGACCGCACGATCTACATCGGGACCTTTACCAAATCGCTCTTTCCGGGCCTGAGGATCGGCTATCTGATCCTGCCGCCGGACCTCGTAGCCCCCTTCACCATCGCGCGCACTCAGCAAGACGGCCATCCGGCCTCGATCGCGCAGCTGGTGCTGGCGCGCTTCATCCAGGGCGGGCATTTCGGGGCGCATATCAGGCTGATGCGCAACATCTATGCCGAAAGGATGCGGATTCTCGCCCGGCTGATTGAAAAGGATCTGGCGGGCCTCGTTGAGGCGCGCGTTCCTTCCGGAGGGCTGCAGATGCCCTGCCTTCTGACTTGCGATCTGGCCGAGGCCCGGGTGGTCAACGCCGCCGCCCGGGCGGGGCTTGGCCTGACCGGGCTAACAGCGCTGCACGCAACCGCGCGACCTCAGCCTGGCTTCCTGATGGGCTTTGCCGCCTTCACGCCAACAGAGCTGGAAAGCGGCGTTCATATTCTTGCGCGTGTGCTGCACGATCTGAAAACTGCGGCGCATCCCGACTGA
- a CDS encoding YggS family pyridoxal phosphate-dependent enzyme gives MSLAYSPSELHPDADINRFGNNPAQRFAQNLALVQTRIAEACARAGRAPGEVQLLPVTKTVPAAVLRHAFAAGIRDFGENKLQEARDKQAALSDLPIRWNVIGHLQTNKVKYLVRFASEFHALDSLRLAAELNRRLEALGRDLSVFIQVNTSGEDSKYGLPPEALPAFIERLADFPRLRPQGLMTLAILSGDPLRVRRCFALLRILRDAAQLRHPGITRLSMGMTSDFEIAIEEGADVVRVGQAIFGPRPRSAGAFWPGLDDV, from the coding sequence ATGTCCCTTGCTTACTCTCCGTCAGAGCTTCACCCGGATGCAGACATCAACCGCTTCGGCAATAACCCGGCGCAGCGCTTCGCACAGAATCTGGCGCTGGTTCAGACCCGGATCGCCGAAGCCTGTGCCCGCGCTGGCCGTGCCCCGGGCGAGGTGCAGCTGTTGCCGGTGACCAAGACCGTGCCCGCCGCCGTTCTGCGTCACGCCTTTGCCGCCGGGATCCGGGATTTCGGCGAGAACAAGCTGCAGGAGGCCCGCGACAAGCAGGCGGCGCTCTCCGATCTGCCGATCCGCTGGAACGTCATCGGGCATCTGCAGACGAACAAGGTCAAGTATCTGGTGCGGTTCGCGTCAGAGTTCCACGCCCTCGACAGCCTGCGGCTGGCGGCGGAACTGAACCGTAGACTTGAGGCACTGGGCCGGGACCTGTCGGTCTTCATCCAGGTCAATACCTCGGGCGAAGACAGCAAATACGGGCTTCCGCCAGAGGCATTGCCCGCCTTCATCGAGCGGCTGGCGGACTTCCCGCGCCTGCGGCCGCAGGGGTTGATGACCCTCGCAATCCTCAGCGGCGATCCTCTCCGGGTCCGGCGCTGCTTCGCGCTGCTGCGAATCCTGCGTGACGCGGCACAGCTGCGCCACCCCGGGATCACGCGGCTTTCCATGGGCATGACCAGCGATTTCGAGATCGCCATCGAAGAAGGCGCCGATGTGGTCAGGGTGGGTCAGGCCATCTTCGGCCCCCGCCCAAGATCGGCGGGAGCCTTCTGGCCCGGGCTGGACGATGTCTGA
- a CDS encoding GNAT family N-acetyltransferase, which yields MTDPIHPQVPALGESPPTYIEIRAVALADAAPWRELYKGYAGFYKVPMTEEILDRTWAWLHDPAHPLEGLVALSAGKPVGFAHFWPQPRPLLGRDAGFLDDLYVNPSLRGRGVGRLLIEALSQIARSRGWPMLSWVTAEDNATARRLYDDVANAANWVTYEKPI from the coding sequence ATGACTGATCCCATCCACCCCCAAGTTCCGGCCCTGGGTGAAAGCCCGCCGACCTATATCGAAATCCGCGCCGTGGCCTTGGCGGATGCCGCGCCGTGGCGCGAACTCTACAAAGGATATGCCGGTTTCTACAAAGTCCCGATGACGGAGGAAATCCTCGACCGCACCTGGGCCTGGCTGCATGACCCGGCCCACCCGCTTGAGGGCTTGGTGGCCCTGTCGGCGGGCAAGCCGGTCGGCTTCGCGCATTTCTGGCCGCAGCCGCGCCCGCTGCTGGGGCGGGATGCGGGATTTCTTGATGATCTCTATGTCAATCCGTCACTACGGGGCCGGGGTGTCGGTCGCTTGCTGATCGAGGCCTTGAGCCAGATTGCCCGCAGTCGGGGCTGGCCGATGCTGTCCTGGGTGACGGCGGAGGATAATGCGACGGCGCGGCGGCTCTATGACGATGTGGCCAATGCCGCGAATTGGGTCACTTACGAGAAGCCAATCTGA
- a CDS encoding IS110 family transposase: MCANKTGSLEDLVIFGVDIGKDTFHLVGFDRADQLGHAQADRAAGVECHIRTTPRCIVGIEACLSAHFVSRTLRGMGFEPRIIPALYVKSFNKGQKNGYNDAVAIAEAALRPNLRTVSEKDQDQLDLQALHQVRARLVSRRTASINQIRAFLIEQGITVRSGLRALKNSFEAILEQRRGEVSPRMRGILIGLYGDWLWLDKRIEDVSGEIEEISRTEENCANVMTIPGIGPMISTAMVTAVGKGEAFDRGRDFVAWVGLVPTQYSTGGRTILGRITKRGGRYLRMLFVQAAKVIMMRQNRWSTFSFGPWLTEAVKRMPRNKAAVALANKLARTAWSALRHGTRFDAPRDMAMETI, encoded by the coding sequence ATGTGTGCAAACAAGACAGGAAGCCTCGAGGACCTTGTCATCTTCGGTGTCGATATCGGCAAGGACACGTTTCATCTGGTCGGGTTCGACCGCGCCGACCAGCTTGGTCATGCGCAAGCAGATCGAGCGGCTGGCGTTGAGTGCCACATTCGAACAACTCCACGCTGCATCGTCGGGATAGAAGCCTGCCTCAGCGCCCATTTTGTCAGCCGGACGCTACGAGGCATGGGTTTCGAGCCGCGGATCATCCCCGCACTTTATGTGAAGTCCTTCAACAAGGGCCAGAAGAATGGCTACAATGACGCCGTGGCAATCGCTGAGGCGGCGCTGCGACCTAACCTGCGGACCGTCTCGGAGAAGGATCAGGATCAACTTGATCTTCAGGCATTGCATCAGGTCCGGGCACGGCTGGTTTCGCGGCGCACGGCGAGCATCAACCAGATCCGGGCCTTTCTGATCGAACAGGGCATCACTGTGCGCTCGGGTCTGCGGGCGTTGAAGAACTCGTTTGAGGCGATCCTCGAACAGCGGCGGGGCGAGGTCTCGCCCCGGATGCGCGGTATTCTGATCGGGCTTTACGGCGACTGGCTGTGGCTGGACAAACGGATCGAGGACGTCTCGGGCGAGATCGAGGAGATCAGCCGCACGGAAGAGAACTGCGCCAACGTCATGACCATCCCCGGGATCGGTCCAATGATCTCGACGGCAATGGTCACGGCAGTTGGCAAGGGGGAGGCTTTCGACCGAGGTCGGGACTTTGTCGCGTGGGTCGGTTTGGTGCCGACCCAATACAGCACGGGCGGGAGAACGATCCTCGGGCGGATCACCAAACGGGGGGGCCGCTATCTTCGTATGCTCTTCGTTCAGGCGGCGAAGGTAATCATGATGCGTCAGAACAGGTGGTCCACCTTCAGCTTCGGCCCCTGGCTGACCGAAGCGGTGAAGCGCATGCCGCGCAACAAGGCTGCCGTTGCGCTGGCCAACAAACTTGCCCGAACCGCATGGAGCGCTCTGCGACACGGGACCCGGTTCGACGCCCCAAGAGATATGGCCATGGAAACCATCTGA
- a CDS encoding AraC family transcriptional regulator, which yields MPDPLAQVIELLRPQAVFSKGITAAGPWAVEYTKFGRPAFAAMTQGSCRLTVDGEAPVIVEAGDFVLLPATPRFGMSSLRPGPLRRIDAQTDPPRHEVRHGRQDGPPEMRQFGGWFTFAAPDAALLVTLLPRMIHLRGVPRLTQLVHILGEEAARDGAGRELILTRLVEILLIEALRAAPARTAAPGLLRGLSDPRIAVALRSLHGDITRAWTVPDLAEMAGISRSAFFARFTRMVGTRPMEYLTIWRMAVARDLLGRGSLALEEVAARVGYGSASTFSTAFSRHTGQPPGRFAKAALAGE from the coding sequence ATGCCCGATCCTCTTGCCCAAGTCATCGAGCTCTTACGTCCTCAGGCGGTGTTCTCCAAGGGGATCACCGCGGCTGGGCCGTGGGCGGTGGAATATACCAAATTCGGCCGCCCAGCCTTTGCGGCCATGACCCAGGGAAGCTGTCGGCTGACCGTCGATGGCGAAGCGCCGGTCATTGTCGAGGCGGGCGATTTCGTGCTGCTGCCCGCGACGCCACGCTTTGGCATGTCCAGCCTGAGGCCCGGGCCGCTGCGCCGGATCGATGCCCAGACCGATCCGCCGCGCCACGAGGTTCGTCACGGGCGACAGGACGGACCGCCCGAGATGCGGCAATTCGGCGGCTGGTTCACCTTTGCCGCACCGGATGCGGCGCTGCTGGTGACGCTCTTGCCCCGGATGATCCACCTGCGCGGCGTGCCACGTCTGACGCAGCTGGTGCATATACTGGGCGAAGAAGCCGCGCGCGACGGGGCAGGCCGCGAGCTGATCCTGACGCGACTGGTCGAGATCCTGCTGATCGAGGCGCTGCGGGCAGCCCCGGCCCGGACAGCTGCCCCCGGTTTGCTGCGTGGTCTGTCCGATCCGCGCATCGCGGTCGCCCTGCGGAGCTTACATGGCGACATCACCCGCGCCTGGACGGTCCCCGATCTGGCCGAAATGGCGGGCATCTCGCGCTCGGCATTCTTCGCGCGGTTCACCCGCATGGTCGGCACCCGACCCATGGAATACCTGACCATTTGGCGCATGGCCGTGGCACGCGACCTTCTGGGTCGCGGCAGCCTTGCGCTGGAGGAGGTGGCGGCCCGCGTCGGCTATGGTTCTGCCAGCACCTTCAGCACCGCTTTCAGCCGCCATACCGGCCAGCCGCCGGGGCGCTTTGCAAAAGCGGCACTGGCGGGGGAATGA
- a CDS encoding SDR family oxidoreductase, whose amino-acid sequence MNTVLITGASSGYGLETARHFHAQGWQVIATMRTPRAGILPDGVRILPLDVTDTASIHAAIHASGPMDVLVNNAGIGLVGAFEAAPMDYIRKIFDTNTFGTMAMVQALIPQMRVRRSGVIVNVTSSVTLAPMPLTAAYTASKQAIEGFTGSLAHELAAFGIRAKLVEPGYAPTTRFSQNIDFAIEDMIPPAYADFAAPIFAAFANPALTTKESDVAEAVFLAATDGTDRLRYPAGPDAVALAA is encoded by the coding sequence ATGAATACCGTCCTCATCACCGGCGCGTCATCGGGCTACGGTCTGGAAACCGCCCGCCATTTCCATGCGCAAGGCTGGCAGGTCATCGCCACCATGCGGACCCCGCGCGCGGGGATCCTGCCCGACGGAGTCCGCATTCTGCCGCTCGACGTCACCGACACGGCCAGCATTCACGCCGCCATTCACGCCAGCGGTCCCATGGATGTGCTCGTGAACAATGCGGGTATCGGCCTTGTCGGGGCCTTCGAGGCCGCGCCAATGGATTATATCCGCAAGATATTCGACACCAACACCTTTGGCACCATGGCGATGGTGCAGGCACTGATCCCGCAGATGCGGGTGCGCCGGTCGGGGGTGATCGTCAACGTGACCTCCAGCGTGACACTGGCCCCGATGCCCCTGACCGCCGCCTATACCGCCAGCAAGCAGGCAATCGAGGGCTTCACCGGATCGCTGGCGCATGAACTGGCGGCCTTCGGCATCCGGGCCAAGCTGGTCGAGCCGGGCTATGCGCCGACCACGCGCTTTTCGCAGAATATCGACTTCGCCATCGAGGACATGATCCCCCCGGCCTATGCCGACTTCGCCGCCCCGATCTTTGCCGCCTTTGCCAACCCAGCGCTGACCACAAAGGAAAGCGACGTGGCCGAGGCGGTGTTTCTGGCCGCGACCGACGGCACGGACCGGCTGCGCTATCCTGCCGGGCCGGATGCTGTTGCGTTGGCGGCCTGA
- a CDS encoding tyrosine-type recombinase/integrase → MSIDFLPVLRPVRAPWNKGRIIGQKRPLLPRHPEMIGLEFLWPSRIHGSPHLSTRQYARIVRGWVMSIGLEPSAYGTHSMRRTKVAQIYKKTGNLRAVQLLLGHTKMDSTVRYLGVDIEDALTLSEGIDL, encoded by the coding sequence ATGTCCATCGATTTTCTTCCCGTCCTCCGTCCTGTCCGAGCGCCTTGGAACAAGGGCCGCATCATCGGCCAGAAACGCCCGCTTCTGCCCCGGCATCCCGAAATGATCGGTCTGGAGTTCCTGTGGCCCAGCCGAATCCACGGCAGCCCGCACCTGTCGACGCGACAGTATGCCCGGATCGTTCGGGGCTGGGTCATGTCGATCGGCTTGGAGCCGAGCGCCTACGGCACGCATTCGATGCGTCGAACTAAGGTGGCGCAGATCTACAAGAAGACCGGAAACCTGCGGGCGGTCCAACTGCTGCTCGGCCACACGAAGATGGACAGCACGGTGCGTTACCTCGGCGTCGACATCGAGGACGCCTTAACGCTCTCCGAGGGTATCGACCTGTAG
- a CDS encoding KGGVGR-motif variant AAA ATPase, with protein MHYHETIVAAVELLLRCGESVTREVCLVRDASGRLTLVAQKFKDSSKLKDAFKERLGNYATDIGVMEGGIAATVSKAPQSMAKDVFIQSHDKTFEYTYVDNRVVGEDWLSSNPPHDKITGAKRFIFYSLKGGVGRSTALAVYAAHLASQGKKSLVIDLDIEAPGLGSILLSNSKDSRSNLPRFGVIDYLLENGITGVREEDLNEFISTSALGSGAIDVLPAVGYETESRPELFVEKLSRALTEDFVGGKKHSLARQVREMVDAFDRSAAYDAILIDARAGFSEITAATLMGMSAQLIFFGIDQNQTFSGYRYLLSHLISQTDFSDGAVGWREKIAFVQSKAPGTKRERSSFKAELFEVCADTIYDQMDGLENEEDLFTFSPSDESFLAPHNAAYIRYDAAFSAFDPLRHEEQVDPELFSGAYAKFIERLDQLIEDGVE; from the coding sequence ATGCACTATCATGAAACTATTGTAGCGGCAGTCGAGCTTCTCTTGAGATGTGGTGAATCCGTCACCCGCGAAGTCTGTCTAGTGCGTGACGCCTCTGGACGTCTCACCTTGGTTGCACAGAAATTCAAAGATTCTAGCAAGCTAAAGGACGCTTTCAAAGAAAGGCTGGGGAATTACGCAACTGACATCGGAGTAATGGAGGGAGGGATAGCGGCCACTGTCTCTAAAGCGCCTCAATCCATGGCGAAAGATGTATTTATCCAGTCCCATGACAAGACTTTTGAATACACTTATGTCGACAACCGGGTGGTTGGCGAAGATTGGCTGTCTTCGAATCCGCCCCACGATAAAATTACAGGTGCGAAGCGCTTTATTTTTTATTCGTTGAAAGGCGGAGTAGGCCGGTCGACTGCGCTCGCCGTATACGCTGCTCATCTGGCTTCTCAAGGGAAGAAGAGCCTTGTGATAGATTTGGATATTGAAGCGCCCGGGCTTGGGAGCATCCTTCTTTCCAATTCAAAAGATAGTCGGTCAAATCTACCACGTTTCGGTGTTATTGACTATCTCCTTGAGAACGGAATCACAGGAGTGCGGGAGGAAGATCTAAACGAGTTCATTTCTACCAGTGCACTAGGATCAGGAGCGATAGACGTTCTGCCAGCAGTTGGATACGAAACAGAAAGCCGACCAGAACTTTTTGTCGAGAAGTTGTCGCGCGCGTTGACCGAAGATTTTGTTGGAGGGAAGAAACACAGCCTAGCGCGACAAGTACGAGAAATGGTCGATGCATTTGATCGCAGTGCTGCGTACGATGCAATTTTGATCGACGCACGAGCGGGTTTCTCTGAGATAACCGCTGCGACACTCATGGGCATGAGCGCTCAACTAATATTTTTTGGGATAGACCAAAATCAAACGTTTTCTGGATATCGGTATCTGCTAAGCCATCTTATTTCGCAGACTGACTTCAGTGACGGCGCGGTTGGTTGGAGAGAGAAAATTGCTTTTGTGCAATCGAAGGCTCCTGGGACGAAACGTGAGAGATCATCCTTCAAGGCTGAGCTTTTTGAAGTTTGCGCTGATACGATATACGATCAAATGGATGGCCTCGAAAATGAGGAAGATTTGTTTACCTTTTCCCCAAGCGACGAGTCGTTCCTTGCGCCACATAACGCAGCCTATATCCGTTACGACGCCGCCTTCTCTGCATTCGACCCTCTTCGTCATGAGGAGCAAGTTGACCCGGAACTCTTCAGCGGCGCTTAT